The region TACGGTTTTCTGCCTGGACTATGATTTCAGGGAAAATACCTGCAAGCTGAAATCCCAGCTGCCTGGAATGGTGGACAGGGGATTTGACTTCTATGCGCCTCAGACCTTTCTGGATGAAAAGGGGCGGCGCATTCTCATAGGCTGGATGGGGATTCCGGATGCGGATTACACCAATCCGACGGTGAACGCCGGATGGCAGCATGCCCTTACCATGCCGCGGCAGCTCCATATGAGGGAAGGACGCCTTTTGCAGCAGCCTCTGGAGGAGATGAGGGAGCTTCGCAGGGACAGAAGGGATTACGATTTTGAGGAACTTGACAAGGGCGTGGAGCCAGGGCTTGTGTTTGAAGGACGCATATCCTTTGTGACCTGTCATGACATGTGCCTGACTGTCAGGGGAGATGTGACGTTATCCTATGAAAATGGTTTGCTGACCCTGGATATGGGAACCTGCGGAAGCGGCAGGACCAGACGGAGCGTCCCGCTGGAGAGGCTTACGGATTTGCATATTTTTTCAGACACCACTTCGCTGGAAATATTTGTAAACGAAGGCCGGGAGGTCTTTACCACAAGGGTATATGGTTCCCACCCGGGCATGCGGATGGAAGGAGATTGTTCCGGAAATGGGATTGTCTATGGACTGAATGGTTTTATATATGAATAAGGGAAAATGCAAAAGGACATTTGTCCAATGATTGCATCTGCATTTATAAAAAGACTGGCAGGAAGAAGGAGTTAGGAGACATAAATCCTATACTTTATTCCTGCTTTTCATATATAATAATTCCATGACCGGCCGAAAGGAATACAAAAATGGATGAAAATTTATTGAAGTTACTGGAACTTGTGGAAAAAGATAAAGTGCTGTTCCAGCTTCTGCGGCAGTGTCCTTATGAGATCCTGCGGAATTTTAAAGTAAGGAAATACAAGGATAGCCGGTTCGTGCTGAAACAGGGTGAGATATACAATACATTTTATATTGTAGCCTCTGGCTATGCGGATATCTATGTGGAATCTGAACACGGTAAGAAGTATCTTTTGTGTACCTACACAAAAGGGGATTACATAGGAGAGTTGGAACTGTTTTCCCAGGTTGGCTATATAAGCCGTGTGGAGGCCAGGGGTGATGTGACCATGCTGGAGCTGGACCGGACCTATTTTGTCAAATGGATTCGCATGGACAATAACTTCAATGAATATATGATTCGGACCCTGTGCAGCAATTCTTACCGGATGTGTGCGAATATGGGGCAGAACACCCTTTATACGCTGAAGCAGAGAATCTGCCAGTACCTGGTAGGCAATGCGGGAACAGACGGTAAACTGCGCTTCGTGGTCTCATCTGAAATACTGAGCCAGAAGATGGCAGTGACCCAGCGAAGTGTGAATCGCATTTTAAAACAACTGAAGGAACAGGGCCTTATTGAACTGAATAAGGGGAATATTGCCATAAAGGATTACGATGCCCTGAACAGAGAAAGAAATTAGGAGGAACAGTATGGATAGTTTACAGCCGCATATCAGATGCAGCAGGCAGGATGGCGCAGCCTACGCAATCCTTCCCGGAGACCCTGCAAGGGTAGAACGGATTAAGGGATTTCTGGAGGATGTTAAGGAGATTGCATTTAACAGGGAGCATAAAAGCGTCAGCGGTATCTATAAGGGGGTCCGGGTCATGGCCGTTTCCACGGGAATGGGCGGGGCGTCCACGGGAATCGCGGTGGAGGAACTGCATCACATAGGCGTAAAAAATATGATACGGATTGGAAGCTGCGGCGCTTTGCAGAAGGATATACATATGGGAGACCTGCTTCTGATTCATGGGGCTGTCCGGGATGACGGCGCTTCCAGATCCTATGTAGAGGAGCAGTATCCGGCGGTGCCTGATACGGAGCTTCTTATGTGCATGGTTGAGACAGCGAAAACATTCCATTTTCCCTTTCGTATAGGTAAATGCAGAAGCCATGACAGCTTTTATACGGACCGGGAGGATGAGATTGACGCCTACTGGCATGAAAAAGGAATATTAGGTGCGGATATGGAGACTGCGGCGCTGTTCACCATAGGCGCGTTAAGAGGCGTCAAGACAGCGTCCGTCCTGAATACGGTCAGCCTGTTCGAGGGGAATCTTGAGGAGGAAATCAATGGATACGTGGAGGGCATTTACCAGGCGGCAGAGGGAGAAAAGAATGAAATCCTTCTGGCCCTGGAAACGATTGTGCGCATGGAAGAAAAAGTCCGTGAACAGGAGGCGGGAAGATGAAAGAAAAAAATTATAACAGCCCCTGGTCCCTGAAATTTAATACGGCCGCGCTGGTACTGATACCTGCTGCAGTGGGGATTAATTATATCGGTAAGCTGTTTGCCGGCGTATTGAAACTGCCGCTTTGGCTGGACTCCATTGGAACCTGCCTTGCAGCCTGTCTTGCCGGTCCGGTTGTGGGGGCGATTGCAGGAGCTGCCAACAATCTGATATATGGCCTTACCATGGACCCCATATCTACAGTATATGCCCTTTCACAGGCGGCCCTTGGAATTGTGGTGGGACTGATGTCGTATTATGGTCGGATGAAAAACCTGAGGGGGACTATCTTAACCGGTGTTCTGGCAGGCCTGGCTGCTGTTATCGTATCCACCCCCCTGAACATGATGTTTTGGGGAGGAACAACAGGTAATCTGTGGGGAGACATTGTATATGCAGGAGCCTTGTCTCAGGGGCTTCCAGCCTGGATTGCATCCACGGCGGATGAAATCGTGGTGGACCTTCCGGACAAAATCGTGGTGCTTTTGCTGGTGGCGGGACTCTATAGAGGATTTCCAAAAAGCATTCTGTCCCTGTATCAGAGCAACAGCAAAATAGAAAGTCTGGACTAAGGAGAAGATGAATGAAAAGTATAAGTTTATATGAGGAAAAGAACTCTTTTTTAAACAGGCTTTCGCCTGAAAGCAAGATTCTGTATGTTCTGTCCGCTGTTTTCATCCCGATTTTCATGGGGAATCATATGGCCAGCACGGGATTCATCCTCTTAAGCGCATTGCTGCTGTTTGGTTCCGGTGTAATCCGAAAAACCATACCTATCTTAGGTGTGTCTGGTTTTGTGGTACTCACCGTGCTGCTGATTCAGGGATTGTTCCGGGCTGGGAACGAAACAGCGCTCTTTGGCATCTGGGGGCTTACCTTCTATAAAGAAGGTCTTATGTTTGCTCTGGATATCGCCATTAATGTGTTTAATATCATCCTTTGCTTCTGCGTACTGGTACTTTGCACCAAACCGTCCGACATGATTGAGAACTTTGTGCGCAGAGGATTTTCGCCCAGATTTGGATATGTGTTTATTTCCTTGTTCCAATTGATTCCGCAGATGACGGAAAAAATGGCAACCATTACGGATGCCCAGAAAAGCAGGGGAATGGAAACAGAGGGGAACCTTCTGGTGAGGATGAAGGCATTTCTTCCTCTGATTTCACCAGTTATTATGAGCTCTTTTATAGATACAAAGGAGCGGGCCATTGCGCTTGAGGTGCGTGGATTTAATGCAAAAAACAGGAAGACATTTCTTAATGAACAGCATACGACCACACTGGACAAGGTGATTCAGGGATTTCTGATTCTTGGTATTGTGGGAGCAATTGGTTGGAGGATTATGACATGGCTGAGATAAAAGTAACAAATCTGAAATACAGGTATCCCCACACAGACCGCCTTGCCCTGGACGGAATCAATTGTGAAATCCATGCGGGTGAGTTCATAGGTATTATAGGAAGGAATGGCTCGGGTAAGAGTACTTTTTGCCAGGCCCTCACAGGACTGGTTCCCAACTTTTATAGGGGTGCATACGGAGGGAAGGTCTTTGTGGATGACATCGAGGTCAGGCATGTGGAGGTGGATGACTTATGCCGGAAGGTGGGAATCGTGTTCCAGAATCCATTTAACCAGGTGACGGGTTCCAAACTGACTGTCTATGAGGAAATTGCATTTGGTCTGGAGAATTTCGGCATACCAAGGGATGAGATGATACGGCGCATTGACAGAAGCCTTGAGGAACTGGATATTGTCCGGTTTAAAGACAGGGCGCCCTTTGACCTTTCGGGGGGACAGATGCAGAGGATGGCCATTGCCAGCATCATTGCCATGGAGCCTGAGGTTATCATATTGGATGAACCAACCTCGCAGCTGGACCCGCAGGGAAGCGAGGAGGTGTTCCGAGCGGTTCAGAGACTGAGCCGGCAGGGAATCACTATCATTATGGCAGAACACAAGATGGAGAAAATTGCAGCCTACAGCGATCGGGTCATGCTGCTGGATGACGGAAAACTGGTGGATTTTGATGCACCCGGAGCTATATTTTCCAGGAATGATTTAAAGGAACATGGTGTAATCGCGCCTTCCTATACAAGGATATGCCGGGAACTTGGAATAAAGACAAAAGAGAAGGGCCAATATCCGGTTACCCTGGAAGAGGCAGGCGCGCTTCTTACATACGGACAGGAGGGGACGGTATGAACCAGATTGACATAAAGGGGCTGCATTTTTCATATACGGAAAAGGAAGAAATCCTAAAAGGAATCAATCTTGTTATTGACGAGCGCCCTACTGCCATCATCGGGCAGAATGGGGCTGGAAAGACTACCTTTGTTAAACTGTTAAAGGGACTTTTGCGGCCTACACAGGGGAACATTCTGTTTAATGGCCAGGACCTGTCGGGTTTTACGGCAGCTCAGTTGGCAAAGGACATTGGACTGGTGTTTCAGAATCCCAATGACCAGATATTTAAGAATACGGTAATGGATGAGGTGATGTTCGGGCCCCTGCAGATTGGCATGGACAGACAGGCCGCGGAAGCATCAGCCCAAAAGGCGTTAGCCATGGTGGGACTGGAGGGAACCGAAAAGGTAAATCCCTATGACCTGGGACTCTCCGACAGAAAAATGGTATCCATTGCAGCAATTATAGCCATGGACACGGATGCGGTCATATTTGATGAACCCACTATTGCCCAGGATTATATGGGCAAGGAGAGGATTAAGGCCATTATGAAGGCGCTTAACAGGGAACACAAAATTGTTATTTCCATTCTCCATGATATGGATTTTGTGGCGGAAACGTTTGAGCGGGCTATTGTATTTGCAAAGGGGAATGTACTTCTGGACGGGGATACCAGGGCTGTATTTGGACAGAAGAATATGCTGGAGCAGGCATATCTGGAGCAGCCCGGAGCCGCCAGATTGTGCCATGAACTGGGATACAGCGAGGTTTTTTTGTCCCCTGAGGAATTTATAAATTTCAAGAAGGGCAAGGAGCTGGCCAGCCCTGTTGTGTAATAAGGTATTTTTTCAGGCGTGGGCTTGCCTCCGAAAATGATGTGGGCTAAAGCCAGCGGGATTGCGGCCGCCCTATTTCAAGGCCTTCCTCGCTTTCCCACCGCTTAATCCAGGCTGCAACGCCGGATTCCTCCTCGCCAATTTCATAGCTTAGACAGCCCGGCGCCCGGCCCGGGCCTTATAACCGTTGGTACGGCGGCCGATCCGCCCGTCTGCCTCCTGATAACAGTTGCTGACTTCTATAAAAACTGGTCGTTTTCAGAACGTTTATAGGATATGATGTCATTGATGTCGCAGTCCAGGATGCGGCAGAGGTCATTGAGCGTCGTGGTGCTTAAGGGCTTGTTCTTCCGGAGCCTGTCTATGGTGGAGCTTGACAGGTTATGATTATAGATTAAGGTGTAGGTGGATTCATCAGAATTCTTGAGCGTGTTCCAAAAAGGTTCATATGTAATCACGGTGTATCCTCTTTTCTTACGTGTATATTATATAAATAGAAAAATAAGGTAATTTTAGTTTACCAAAAAAATGGCTCATTTTCCGGATATACAGAATTTGCCTACAAAAAAGGTGAAAAATTTTATTTTAGCCGTAAGGGGAGAGGGAACGGACGTATGTCAGGCGGACAGAATCCATTGCCCCATTGCCCTGCATTTTCCTTAGAATCTATCTAAAGAACGCTGGAATCAGAGTATTTCCCCCTTATGGAAAAAAATTCTAAAACAGGAAAGTCCGTTGAAATACAGGGCTTTTAAGGAAAATGTAAGACAGTGTAAGGGGAAAAGGACTTGCTTTTTTCATAAAAGTTTGTATAATGGGATAACGGAGTGAAACTAAGCGTGTAATCTTCAGTTATCAGGCTTATGAATCCAGGAGGCAGAGTAGAATGAAAGTCAGGAAGGTACTGGGCGGCTTTGCATGGGCCATGCTGGCAGCAATGCTGATTTTGGTGAACGCAATGGCGGCTGACGGGGATGAATTGTTCGACCGGACAGAGAATTCCAATGTATCAGCGGTGATACAGTATCAGCGGTGATGCAGTGACGAAGCAGTATTTTTTGAAGTTCAGCAGTTATGAGGAGAGACCGGCACGGTTGCTGGTCTTTTTTATTGCAATAAAAGCAGGCTCCATTGTTTTTAACAAATCACAGGGATGCTGACAGCAAGTTTTGCAATGTATTAAACAAAAAGGGATATGGATTATTCGCCCGCGGGGTGGTAATATTAAATCATGAAATCAACGAGCACAGGAGGGAAAGGTTATGCATTTATTAGACAGTGAACTGAGGAATAAGGAAGAGTGGGAAGCAGCAGGAATAGAACTTCCAAAATTTGACAGGGAAGCGATGAAGGCAGCTACCAGGGAGTGTCCGCAGTGGGTGCATTTCGGAGCAGGCAATATCTTCCGCGCATTTCCGGCAGCGTGTCAGCAGAAGCTGCTGAACGATGGTGTTGAAAAGACCGGCATCATTGTGGCGGAAGGTTATGACTATGAAATCATCAAGAAGGCATACAGGCCTCAGGATGACTTAAGCCTCCTGGTCACACTGAAGGCCAACGGTACCATTGAAAAGACCGTGATTGGAAGCCTTGCACAATCCCTGACCGTGGACCGCCATGATGAGGCCGACTGGAACCGTTTAAAGGATATCTTTGCCAGCAAGACGCTGCAGATGGTCAGCTTCACGATTACGGAAAAAGGTTACAGCATCACTTCGGCAGACGGTTCCTTCCGCCCGGACGTAAAGGCTGACTTTGAGGCTGGCCCGGAACAGGCAGACAGTTATATCGGCAAGCTGGCAGCCCTGTGTTACTGGAGATATACCCATGGGGCGGCCCCGCTGGCGCTGGTAAGCATGGATAACTGTTCCCACAACGGCGATAAGCTGTACGCGGCTGTGGACGCTTATGCAAAGGCATGGACAGAGAACGGCAAGGCTGACAAGGGATTCCTGGCGTATATTGAGAAT is a window of Enterocloster clostridioformis DNA encoding:
- a CDS encoding Crp/Fnr family transcriptional regulator translates to MKLLELVEKDKVLFQLLRQCPYEILRNFKVRKYKDSRFVLKQGEIYNTFYIVASGYADIYVESEHGKKYLLCTYTKGDYIGELELFSQVGYISRVEARGDVTMLELDRTYFVKWIRMDNNFNEYMIRTLCSNSYRMCANMGQNTLYTLKQRICQYLVGNAGTDGKLRFVVSSEILSQKMAVTQRSVNRILKQLKEQGLIELNKGNIAIKDYDALNRERN
- a CDS encoding nucleoside phosphorylase, which codes for MDSLQPHIRCSRQDGAAYAILPGDPARVERIKGFLEDVKEIAFNREHKSVSGIYKGVRVMAVSTGMGGASTGIAVEELHHIGVKNMIRIGSCGALQKDIHMGDLLLIHGAVRDDGASRSYVEEQYPAVPDTELLMCMVETAKTFHFPFRIGKCRSHDSFYTDREDEIDAYWHEKGILGADMETAALFTIGALRGVKTASVLNTVSLFEGNLEEEINGYVEGIYQAAEGEKNEILLALETIVRMEEKVREQEAGR
- a CDS encoding ECF transporter S component, producing the protein MKEKNYNSPWSLKFNTAALVLIPAAVGINYIGKLFAGVLKLPLWLDSIGTCLAACLAGPVVGAIAGAANNLIYGLTMDPISTVYALSQAALGIVVGLMSYYGRMKNLRGTILTGVLAGLAAVIVSTPLNMMFWGGTTGNLWGDIVYAGALSQGLPAWIASTADEIVVDLPDKIVVLLLVAGLYRGFPKSILSLYQSNSKIESLD
- a CDS encoding energy-coupling factor transporter transmembrane component T family protein, translated to MKSISLYEEKNSFLNRLSPESKILYVLSAVFIPIFMGNHMASTGFILLSALLLFGSGVIRKTIPILGVSGFVVLTVLLIQGLFRAGNETALFGIWGLTFYKEGLMFALDIAINVFNIILCFCVLVLCTKPSDMIENFVRRGFSPRFGYVFISLFQLIPQMTEKMATITDAQKSRGMETEGNLLVRMKAFLPLISPVIMSSFIDTKERAIALEVRGFNAKNRKTFLNEQHTTTLDKVIQGFLILGIVGAIGWRIMTWLR
- a CDS encoding energy-coupling factor ABC transporter ATP-binding protein, yielding MAEIKVTNLKYRYPHTDRLALDGINCEIHAGEFIGIIGRNGSGKSTFCQALTGLVPNFYRGAYGGKVFVDDIEVRHVEVDDLCRKVGIVFQNPFNQVTGSKLTVYEEIAFGLENFGIPRDEMIRRIDRSLEELDIVRFKDRAPFDLSGGQMQRMAIASIIAMEPEVIILDEPTSQLDPQGSEEVFRAVQRLSRQGITIIMAEHKMEKIAAYSDRVMLLDDGKLVDFDAPGAIFSRNDLKEHGVIAPSYTRICRELGIKTKEKGQYPVTLEEAGALLTYGQEGTV
- a CDS encoding energy-coupling factor ABC transporter ATP-binding protein; amino-acid sequence: MNQIDIKGLHFSYTEKEEILKGINLVIDERPTAIIGQNGAGKTTFVKLLKGLLRPTQGNILFNGQDLSGFTAAQLAKDIGLVFQNPNDQIFKNTVMDEVMFGPLQIGMDRQAAEASAQKALAMVGLEGTEKVNPYDLGLSDRKMVSIAAIIAMDTDAVIFDEPTIAQDYMGKERIKAIMKALNREHKIVISILHDMDFVAETFERAIVFAKGNVLLDGDTRAVFGQKNMLEQAYLEQPGAARLCHELGYSEVFLSPEEFINFKKGKELASPVV
- a CDS encoding helix-turn-helix domain-containing protein; the protein is MITYEPFWNTLKNSDESTYTLIYNHNLSSSTIDRLRKNKPLSTTTLNDLCRILDCDINDIISYKRSENDQFL